From Pseudomonas sp. stari2, a single genomic window includes:
- a CDS encoding response regulator transcription factor, whose amino-acid sequence MEQTKRVLVVEDDLHIADLICLHLRDEQFEVVHSADGDEGMRLLQQGHWDALILDLMLPGVDGLEICRRARAMARYTPIIITSARSSELHRILGLELGADDYLAKPFSMLELVARVKALLRRVDAMARNLKMDAGSLSLDGLTIDPITRDVALNGQRLDLTPREFDLLYFFARQPGKVFSRMDLLNAVWGYSHEGYEHTVNTHINRLRAKIEVDPAQPVRILTVWGRGYKFGTSAEQP is encoded by the coding sequence ATGGAACAGACCAAACGCGTCCTGGTGGTCGAGGACGACCTGCACATTGCCGACCTCATTTGCCTGCACCTGCGGGACGAGCAATTCGAAGTGGTACACAGCGCCGACGGTGACGAAGGCATGCGTCTGCTGCAGCAAGGTCACTGGGATGCGCTCATCCTTGACCTCATGCTGCCGGGAGTAGATGGTTTGGAAATCTGCCGCCGCGCCCGGGCAATGGCCCGCTACACACCGATCATCATCACCAGCGCCCGCTCCAGCGAACTGCACCGCATCCTTGGCCTGGAACTAGGCGCCGACGATTACCTCGCCAAACCGTTTTCGATGCTCGAACTCGTCGCCCGGGTCAAAGCGCTGCTGCGCCGGGTCGATGCCATGGCCCGCAACCTGAAGATGGACGCCGGCAGCCTGAGCCTCGATGGTTTGACCATCGACCCGATCACCCGTGACGTGGCCCTCAATGGCCAGCGCCTGGACCTCACTCCCCGGGAATTCGATCTGCTGTATTTCTTCGCCCGTCAGCCGGGCAAGGTGTTCTCGCGCATGGATCTGCTCAACGCAGTCTGGGGTTACAGTCACGAAGGTTATGAACATACGGTCAACACCCACATCAATCGCCTGCGGGCGAAAATCGAGGTTGATCCGGCACAACCGGTGCGCATTCTCACGGTGTGGGGTCGTGGTTACAAATTCGGCACGAGCGCAGAGCAACCATGA